GGGATTCTTTCTCTAAACTGCTTGTTAAGGCAATAAGTTTTATAGGCCTCTGGCTGATCTGCACTAATTTGTAACAACTTTTGTATGTTCAGGGAGTGGAGTGTGTTAGCCTTTTCTTTGTAGAAAATTAACTGAAAAAATGTCATTAGATTATTTGTCAAGGCTTTTGCAGTGTTAGCTTTGGTGTAAGAGGATACTGTCTAAATTATTTTCCAATTCATGAGTTGCTAAGCAAATAACCACTACTGTCACTGTTAAACATGCCTATACTGAGGGTAGATTTTTTCtatgcatatttattttaagacaATCTTGGATATGAGCTCTGACGTgtagacatttatttatattgtttattcagtttttaGAAAGAAATTCATGTCACATGGTGTGACTCCCCTGCGGTGAACTATCAACTCCCGATTgttaaaaccaaaaatgtgtaATGACAGCACATTATAACGCTCTGTAATTTCAACGTCATTTTATCATAAACGCACATTTCTTTGTGAGACGTCAActtctttccttttaaaaaataaagtgtgtCATCAACTCAGTCcgttgtgtttttctctccgaGTTGACTGAATGGTTTTTGCCTGGACCGACTGTCTGAAATTACAGTCTGCTGTGTAATTGAGCCTAAAAACAAGTCCTGCCTATTTCAATGTAATACAcatcgttttgttttgtttttttgacaaagCAAAGTTGAAACCTCCAGGGCCCGATGGCCGAGCAGCGCTGCTCTCTGGTCGGAGCCCGCGGCCAGGACACGTCCCTCACAGTTACTGAGAGGAAGGAAAcggatcatcatcatcatcacggaGTCCTTCTCGTTTAGTCCATGTCACGCTGCAAAATGAACAATTTAAAAAGGAGTGAACAATTTATTAAAAACGTCTAAACCTCCAAAATGTTTGCAAAAACGCTTTTGGGCCCCGACAGCTCAATAAatcaagtccattttatttatatgctcttaaataaaaaagaactCAGAGGGCCTTAAATTCCGTAAAACAGTGACAGACACTGTTCGTCTTTACACGGTCGAGTCGGATAAGGTAACACGTCCCCGCACAAATCAATGACCTGCGCTAAACACAACCGAAATGTACAAAGACTAAAACGTGCGCTGGTGTGACAGGACATGAAGATTTCTGTAGCAAAAGTTTTTTACCCCAGCGTATTTGACACTTTATAACTATTATTAGTAAGtaggaaaagtaaaaacaatctCTGTCTGCCGTTGATTCTATGGATTTCGATTACAATTACATAGTTTTTTCTTATGAAATTTGATCAACTGGTGTcatgaaatgaaacatcagATAACAGTAACGACAAGcttttatttcaacacacacaatcacaataTTAGTGGTGTCAACAAAGATCttcattactttttatttgcaCCATTGTGATTcgatgtgtttttcttttcttttaaggaCACACtagaagaacaaaaaagatTATTGTCTGCAGTCCTTTAAATCTGCTGCCATTCCCGCTGAACTGGACTCAGCTGTCCAATGAGTTGACGATAGTCACATTGTGGAGGTTCATGCTGTGAAGCCTGAAGCAGTTTCTTAGGGGCATCGAGGGATATCAGGAcctttaaataaatgcaaaagaAAGTGACTAACCTGAAAATAAAGTgccaacacatgcacagaggtatgacaaaacaatgaactaTGCCcagtaaacacatttgcataaagGAGCTCAGAGGTCTTGAAGGAATTAAAAGGAaatattgtgaaatgttttccataaaaaaataaatatactctTGTAGCTAATAAGTTGTACTTTTTGTAATTAAAAGTTGTAATAATTACAAAAAGGTTCTTCTAACCACAAtctgaaaaaacagaaacagactcaCTGCAATGTCGACATCTGCCCTCCTGTAACCTGTTAATTTCATTACCTGACGTATTGCGTCCCGCTCGCTGTACAGGCACAGGGTTGCTATGGCAGCTTGTCTCACTGCATTATGGGAATCGGTGCATGCTGCTCTCAGAAGTAAGCTGGACACGTCTTCCTCCAACAACAAGGATAGAGCGGCATCAACATGTACCAGGTTTCCCAGGGCTGCACAACAGTGACGACGTGTGAGGGCATCAGGGTCAGTGATCAGAGGAGTCAGCATGGCCACCGTCCTCCTGGCTTCCTCCATCCACCTGTGCCCCTCCTCATCATCCACTCCCTGTTCTACTATAGTAGCCAAATCTCCCACTGCCTCACTGTGTTTACTCTGTTCCGTCTCTTCGCCCCACCCTGTAGTGTCACTGCCCTTTCCATTGGACCTACCCATTTTAAACCCTGCCCCTGCCGCAATATATCCCAACCAGTTCCCGACTGCCCTGCAAGCCATTCGCCGGACAGGCAAGCAGGAGTCATGAAGACAGTCTATcatgcttttgaaaatgtcaggTTGCAGGGTGTGCAGTGTGGGAGGCCTGAATGGATCCAAATGTCCCAGAAGTCTGCATGTGGCAGCCCTGATCTGGTCATAAGAGTGAGCCACCGCCTGGTGCAGCACTAAGGCTTCCAGGTGAAACTGAAGGCGGGCAGGCAGAGGGGAACAACGGGCTACTTGGGACAACAGAGTTAGGAGCTCCACGGCACTATCCCACAGCACATCCAGTTGCAGCAACTCAGAGAGCAGGGAGCAGGCAGTTCTGGCTAGCGGAGTCTGGTGTTTGGAGGCAGCGAGCTGGCTGTTCCTGGGTGGCGCAAAAAAACCACAAGCAGCTTTTCGGAGGCGGCAAACAGAGCGCTCTGGGTCACAAAGGAGCAAACGGCTcagcagggagagaggcagCTCTAGTtgcggaggaggaagagtttgAATTACCTGCCAAAGcacgaaaaaaacaaaatcatccaGACAACTCGTCACAGATCAAACAaccaacaagaaaaacaaggcaATGCTCTCACAAAAGTACAGACATTAAGATGTACAGTAGTGTGCACTTGATGTGAGCCTATTGCAAGAGTTATCCTGTGTTGCATCAGGGAATTATGTTTGTCAGCGAGGTCGTTATCGGAGCAAGGGAAGGCCCTAACCTGCAGGAGGCTTGCAACAACACCACAGCCATCATACAACTGGAATATCTTGGACATGGTGTGTGAAGGCAGGTCCAGGGCAAATGGAAAGCACAACAAGTGGCAGCTCAACACGGACAGGCTGTCGCGATTCAGATCCACCTCAAGTCTCCCAGGACTGCCTTCAGCAAACAAAGGAAGACTGCTGGGTATAAAAGATGTTATTGTTAACTCCAGGCATAGTAGCTGTGCTGCTCTAAGATTGGCAGTACAAATGAAACAGTAAATCAATTAGGAAATCTGAACACCAACCAGTCAGTGCCCAGCAGCTGGCCCAGAGTGtacacacattttgattcaCACTCAGAAAACAGAGGAATGCACGAGTATGGATCCATGGTGAAGACAAACAGCGCGGTAGACAGAAAGGAATACAGCCCTGatatacaaagaaaatgaaagaaataagtaaaagtgtgtttttttaagtgtttttaaatacGGCGGGCTTCATAGGATATGTATATTAACCTTTTGCCGAACAGAAGTCTGTGTCTGGTTTTGTCCTTGCAAGTGAAGTGCCAATTCTTTTCCATAGATCCCGAAACATTACTGGATCTAAACGTGAAGATCCAGAGCCATTTTCATgctgctaaaagaaaaaaacaggcaaaacacagaggaagaaaattacagttttatCTCTGGTTTCCATCCAGTCAAATTTGTTTATCACATTGTGGTTATTGTCTGAcctcagagagtgtgtgtaggAGTAAAGACAGGAGGCCGTCACAGAGTCCCCAGCCAGAAGGAAGAGAAAGTTGGGGCTGACAAGGCAAAGAAGAGGGTAGCACCTCAGACAAGGGTGGATCACTTTAAACTTGCatcaaaaactgtcaaattaTTGCCAAACATACAAATTACACAGATTCAGTACCTCATACGAGTCCAAAAGCAGGTTTTTCAGCAAAGAGGTTAGATTGTCCACATTAACTTTGACATCAACGTCGTGTTGTGTtaacagagacaaaacagaggcAGCCAGAGGCTAAAGAAGAGATAACAATATCAGCTATGTCACACAACTGGCAAGctaactgtaaaaacaaaagtaatctcAGTCATTACATATTAATATACTAACTTCAATGAGTACTTACTGCCAATGGAATGAGGTTTGGTTGACTGAGAATTGTGATGAAGGGCTTGGTGAACTCTTCTAGTCTACAGTAAGAGAGCAGATGATGAGCTGCAACAGTTGAATGACTGTGATGTATGATAGTCACATACTCACTTgtacacacagagcaacacatcAACAAAATGAGCTTCAGTGAAGAAGAGAAATAATCAAACCTCTGCTCTTCTTCCACCCAGTCACAGGGCTTCTGCCAGTAGATCATGAGCACAACAATCATTTCTCCAAGTGCTGGCACACTCCACGGTTGCTGAGTGGGAAAGAAAGTACAAAAAAGTCAGTAAATACTGCTGCAGGAATAATGCATTGTTGAATATGGTTCCATTTCCGAGCACTAACCTTGATGAAACTTGTGTTTTCTACACTATCATGGACGAGGTCAAAGAGGACATGGGGTAGTCCAAGTTCATGACCGATGTGGTAAGACTTCTCGAGGTCAGAGGCCAGAATCAGGTTGTGTAAGACCTTCAGCGGTTGATGAATCCGCCACGCCTCTTTAACAACGCCACTTCTTAGctgaccaaacaaaaaaaaaaagagattaaatGCAGAATTGTTCCGAGGTAGAATCAATTTCTGCTCAATTAAAAATTGGACCTAATTACCTGAGCTTTAAATGCCAGGATCTTTGATTTAAGTTGAGGTATGACGGCAGTGTCGTTTAAAAGTTCTTTCTGCTGCCTGCTTGGATGTGATTCTTGGGCCAGTTTCTCCCAATAGTCCTCACTGTCAACATCCTGGAAGAACAACAAGTGTTTGATACTGTAGCACACACTTTCCTTTAAGATAGCAACCTGTGTCTTCAGGACAGATTTGCTACTGGAAGAGAATATGTCTTCTATATTGTGGAACAACACTGACCTGCCTGTGCAGTGTGGTCTGACTGTCCTCACTGCATGTCCGCACTAGCCGTGGCCCAACCTCTACAGAGGGGAACTCCTGTTCATAGTCCCTGCTGATCTGACCCCTGCAGAGGAAATACCCATCAACACACGCCTCAGTCTGTTTCGGTGTATTGTATCTTTATTCTGAACTTCCATAAATACCTGTGTTTTGATCTCCAGCAGGCTTGATTCTTTGGGTTGAGGCTTTGATTGGCAGCCGTCATGGCCGAGGTAACAGAGACGTCACTGGAGGGGGGCTTGGCTCTAGGGGATGCTGCTGACATCGCAGAGTTGGCCTTTTCATTTCCCACTCCATCCTTCTTTTTCTATTAATGTACACAGAACAGCTTAGAGCTCCTCCATGAATGTCCAcgtgaataaaataataatgaaaaatcaATTTGTGACTCACTTTCGCACCATCACCGCCTACTGGTTTCCCTCTGTTGCTGTTGTCCTTCTGTTCCCTGGCCTTTCGCAATAACCTGCTCTCTCCACTCGGCAGGGTCTTTTCCGCCACTTGCTGAAGTTTCAGCGCCAGAATGTCTGGGCTGGGTGTTACTGTCAGAGGGCTGAAAGCACTTGTATCTGACAGCACTGCGCCAACACATCAATGTGGGAATAAAACAGTTCAAATCAGACATCAgaataaaatcaaaaacaagAACATGCATATTTGGAAATGTTCTATTAAAATGAAGAGTTTCAAGCATCACCTAGAGCACCATCAGCGACGAAGGGATGGTGCAGGAGGTCTGGCCACGACAACCGCTTCTGAGGGTCTTTGGTCAACAAACCTTTCAGGAAACTCTGTCAGGGAAATATCAGATAAGCACTGTGATTAAAGCAATATATTCTGTTTGTCATACATCAAGAAAACCTAATGCCTTGTCGCCATTGGCCCCTTTAGCTGTCACCGATACCAGGGGCATGTCCTCAGTATTTTTGCCAAAAATTTCCCCTGAAGTGCAGTTTATCTTCTGTAGCTGACAGTTATACATGATGACTTTTGAAGATCTGCAAAGGATGCAAGTGTGACTATTTTTTCTATTTGGTCACACTCATTAAGACTCAGACTGATGAGAAAAACAATCAAAGACAAATTATACATTTGACTACTTTTAAGCCAAGAAAGAACAGGAAAATCCATCAGAAGAACTAGACTGTAGCTGTACTGTACCATGCAGGTGTTGCTCATATTGTCTGGCCATTTGACTGGGTCTCTCACTATGAGCTGCACCAGGTGGAAGATGGAGTTGGTGTAGAACGGAGGCGCCCCCGTGTGGAGTTCATAAAGGATGCAGCCCAGAGACCAGAGATCAGCAGTGTGGTCGTACGgcttctcctccaccagctcaGGAGACATGTACAGTGGTGTTCCCTTGATAGAGGTCAGCACCAAGGTGGAGACGCTCATGGCCCTTGCAAACCTACAGCGAGATTGCAATCACATATCGTTTATCTGTTGTGGAAATGATGAATACAgctacttttttcttttaaaagaaaatcaacatcTACCTACCCAAAGTCACACAGTTTCACCACCCCACTTTTTCCCAACAGTATATTTTGTGGTTTCATGTCACGATGAAGAATGCGATGGGAGTGTAAATAGTACAGAGCTGAGACCAGCTGGCAGGCAATCTCATGGACcttggagggagggaggagtgagCAAATGTTGATCATGTGAAACCATGATAAATCTAATGTCTGGCATAACTCTGAGCACTGGATATGAATACCTGGCTCTCTGGTAAGTTCCCATCATCCTCGAGAATCTGGAACAACTGACCCTCTGCATACTCAGTTACAACCACAACCTGTTACAGACACATAAGGGATTATAAAGCCAGATGTAAAGATAATTAGTGTGGTAGATCAAATCTAACgaattgcattttgtttttaaactaaGCACACAGAAGATGGACGTAAACAGACCTCAGTTTCTGTCTCAAAGCTGTCAAAGAGTTGGACAATGTTTGGATGTTGAAGCCCCCTCATAATCTCTATCTCCCTCTTGAGACTACGCAGCTCCTTCTCAGAACGACCCACCTTCGGCATGAACTTCAGAGCCACCACCTaatggacacagacagacaggcggtgAAACGGTGCGGGGACAAACTATCCAACCACTCCTACCAAAGCTACTTACCTGACCAGAAAACTTTTTCCTCCCCTTGTAAACTCGACCGAACGAGCCCTCTCCCACCAGCTCCAAAACATGATACAGATTCATGTCGACGACGAACGGCAGGaggctaacgttaacgttacaaCTGACAGACAGCGAACATCGGTAAGTTATCTGTTTGGGCAGTAGACACGCGGTCGTTTCATTCCTTATGTGCAAATACAGGAAACGTTTACACTTAGATTCAAAACGTTTAACTTTACAAG
The Enoplosus armatus isolate fEnoArm2 chromosome 13, fEnoArm2.hap1, whole genome shotgun sequence genome window above contains:
- the stk36 gene encoding serine/threonine-protein kinase 36, producing the protein MNLYHVLELVGEGSFGRVYKGRKKFSGQVVALKFMPKVGRSEKELRSLKREIEIMRGLQHPNIVQLFDSFETETEVVVVTEYAEGQLFQILEDDGNLPESQVHEIACQLVSALYYLHSHRILHRDMKPQNILLGKSGVVKLCDFGFARAMSVSTLVLTSIKGTPLYMSPELVEEKPYDHTADLWSLGCILYELHTGAPPFYTNSIFHLVQLIVRDPVKWPDNMSNTCMSFLKGLLTKDPQKRLSWPDLLHHPFVADGALVLSDTSAFSPLTVTPSPDILALKLQQVAEKTLPSGESRLLRKAREQKDNSNRGKPVGGDGAKKKKDGVGNEKANSAMSAASPRAKPPSSDVSVTSAMTAANQSLNPKNQACWRSKHRGQISRDYEQEFPSVEVGPRLVRTCSEDSQTTLHRQDVDSEDYWEKLAQESHPSRQQKELLNDTAVIPQLKSKILAFKAQLRSGVVKEAWRIHQPLKVLHNLILASDLEKSYHIGHELGLPHVLFDLVHDSVENTSFIKQPWSVPALGEMIVVLMIYWQKPCDWVEEEQRLEEFTKPFITILSQPNLIPLAPLAASVLSLLTQHDVDVKVNVDNLTSLLKNLLLDSYEPQLSLPSGWGLCDGLLSLLLHTLSEHENGSGSSRLDPVMFRDLWKRIGTSLARTKPDTDFCSAKGLYSFLSTALFVFTMDPYSCIPLFSECESKCVYTLGQLLGTDCLPLFAEGSPGRLEVDLNRDSLSVLSCHLLCFPFALDLPSHTMSKIFQLYDGCGVVASLLQVIQTLPPPQLELPLSLLSRLLLCDPERSVCRLRKAACGFFAPPRNSQLAASKHQTPLARTACSLLSELLQLDVLWDSAVELLTLLSQVARCSPLPARLQFHLEALVLHQAVAHSYDQIRAATCRLLGHLDPFRPPTLHTLQPDIFKSMIDCLHDSCLPVRRMACRAVGNWLGYIAAGAGFKMGRSNGKGSDTTGWGEETEQSKHSEAVGDLATIVEQGVDDEEGHRWMEEARRTVAMLTPLITDPDALTRRHCCAALGNLVHVDAALSLLLEEDVSSLLLRAACTDSHNAVRQAAIATLCLYSERDAIRQVLISLDAPKKLLQASQHEPPQCDYRQLIGQLSPVQREWQQI